One segment of Campylobacter hominis ATCC BAA-381 DNA contains the following:
- a CDS encoding transglycosylase domain-containing protein translates to MVRVLFSFLTICFFAFCGIFLYFYSSIKLESDNIINYNPPLTTKIYDRNGDLIANVFDKENRIYVKYDEIPGRVIEALVAIEDTSFFEHEGINVEAIFRAILKDVKAMKFVEGASTITQQLIKTLVLTSEKKIERKIKEAILALKIENTLSKEEILERYFNEVYFGHQYYGIRTASLGYFKKDLADLTLKEIAMLVGMPKAPSSYDPTKHMDLSLSRANSVISRMYELGWINKTEYQIAMQEKPVVYDETLTQNREPYVTDEVMKEALALYPDIKTGGYSIYTSVDLAAQELANEALNFGYNEILKRNKDANASIVNGAIVVTNPTNGDILALVGGVDYAKSNFNRATQSKRQTGSSFKPFIYQIALDMGYSTMSEVADVPRSFDDGSNKAWTPKNFDNSFQGYITLKQALQKSRNLASINLLDSIGVHRAVKKLNDFGFNDIPEILSIAVGSYGISPLEYSSSYSVWPGMGLTSKSKFIKAISDKNGKMTYFEPEKRRVLKPEQAYLMITLMQNIVNAGTGARARVAGIEVAGKTGTSNDSIDAWFCGYTPEILIIVWYGNDNYKPMRHVEGGSRTAAPVFARFLTNYLKIHPETKRKFDMPSGVFTEKYYNSVEYYTKKSPLPEESVDINATSVLF, encoded by the coding sequence ATGGTAAGAGTTTTATTCAGTTTTTTGACTATCTGCTTTTTTGCGTTTTGCGGTATTTTTTTGTATTTTTATTCAAGTATAAAACTTGAAAGTGATAATATAATAAATTATAATCCGCCGCTAACGACCAAAATTTATGATAGAAACGGCGATTTAATTGCAAATGTTTTTGATAAGGAAAACAGAATTTATGTAAAATACGATGAAATCCCAGGACGCGTTATAGAAGCTCTTGTAGCGATAGAAGATACAAGTTTTTTTGAACACGAAGGAATAAATGTAGAAGCTATATTTAGAGCTATTTTAAAAGACGTAAAAGCGATGAAATTTGTAGAAGGGGCTTCTACGATTACACAACAACTAATTAAAACTTTGGTGCTGACCAGTGAAAAAAAGATTGAGAGAAAGATAAAAGAGGCTATTTTGGCTCTTAAGATAGAAAATACGCTCAGTAAAGAAGAAATTTTGGAGCGCTATTTTAATGAAGTTTATTTCGGACATCAGTATTACGGTATAAGAACAGCGTCTCTTGGATATTTTAAGAAAGATCTTGCCGATTTGACTTTAAAGGAAATTGCGATGCTTGTCGGTATGCCAAAAGCCCCAAGCAGTTATGATCCTACAAAACATATGGATTTATCACTTTCACGCGCAAATAGTGTAATATCAAGAATGTATGAACTTGGCTGGATAAATAAAACTGAATATCAAATAGCTATGCAGGAAAAACCTGTTGTATATGATGAAACTCTTACACAAAACAGAGAGCCGTATGTTACGGATGAAGTTATGAAAGAAGCACTTGCTTTATATCCTGATATAAAAACTGGCGGATACAGCATTTATACAAGTGTTGATCTTGCAGCTCAAGAACTTGCTAATGAAGCTTTAAATTTCGGTTACAATGAAATTCTGAAACGTAATAAAGATGCAAATGCAAGCATAGTAAATGGCGCTATTGTCGTTACAAATCCTACAAATGGAGATATTTTAGCTTTGGTTGGCGGAGTTGATTACGCTAAAAGCAATTTTAACCGTGCAACTCAAAGTAAGCGTCAAACAGGATCAAGTTTTAAACCTTTTATATATCAAATCGCTCTTGATATGGGATATTCTACAATGAGCGAAGTGGCCGATGTGCCAAGAAGTTTTGATGATGGAAGCAACAAAGCCTGGACACCTAAAAATTTTGACAATTCATTTCAAGGTTATATTACGCTTAAACAAGCCTTACAGAAATCGCGCAATCTTGCAAGTATAAATTTGCTCGATAGTATAGGCGTTCATAGAGCTGTAAAAAAATTGAATGATTTCGGTTTTAATGATATTCCTGAAATTTTATCGATTGCGGTCGGAAGTTATGGAATTTCACCACTTGAATATTCAAGCTCTTATTCGGTTTGGCCTGGAATGGGACTTACAAGCAAATCAAAATTTATAAAAGCGATAAGCGATAAAAACGGTAAAATGACATATTTTGAGCCTGAAAAAAGGCGAGTTTTAAAGCCGGAACAAGCTTATTTGATGATAACTTTAATGCAAAATATTGTAAATGCCGGAACCGGCGCAAGAGCAAGAGTTGCCGGAATTGAAGTTGCCGGCAAAACAGGGACTTCAAACGATAGTATAGATGCGTGGTTTTGCGGATATACGCCTGAGATTTTGATTATAGTCTGGTATGGAAATGATAATTATAAACCGATGAGACATGTAGAGGGCGGAAGCAGAACAGCTGCACCTGTTTTTGCAAGATTTTTAACTAATTATTTAAAAATTCATCCTGAAACAAAACGCAAATTTGATATGCCATCCGGCGTATTTACTGAAAAATATTATAATTCTGTGGAATACTATACAAAAAAATCTCCTTTACCTGAAGAAAGTGTAGATATAAACGCAACAAGTGTATTGTTTTAA
- the maf gene encoding septum formation inhibitor Maf: protein MIYLASSSTTRAKILKENGIEFTQIPVNFDESKIAKTCYMSYSYKVAQAKKEQFFKIYGSKYDNVLFADSSVICSGKILGKAKNDEEAREMLNLQSGNKAGVISALIFVSREKIIENISISMFHFAKFPFEEIEKYIAGGEYKGKAGAMMIEGFNKKFIIDQSGETYTAMGLNVKILKRYLW from the coding sequence GTGATTTATTTGGCTTCCAGTTCTACTACAAGAGCTAAAATTTTAAAAGAAAACGGCATTGAATTTACACAAATTCCTGTAAATTTCGATGAAAGTAAAATCGCTAAAACTTGCTATATGAGTTATTCTTATAAAGTTGCACAGGCTAAAAAAGAGCAGTTTTTTAAAATATACGGTTCTAAATACGACAATGTTCTTTTTGCAGACAGCAGCGTAATCTGCTCAGGTAAAATTTTAGGTAAAGCAAAAAACGATGAAGAAGCGCGTGAAATGCTTAATTTGCAAAGTGGAAATAAAGCCGGCGTGATTTCGGCACTTATTTTTGTAAGCAGAGAAAAGATAATTGAAAATATCAGCATATCTATGTTTCATTTTGCAAAATTTCCTTTTGAAGAGATAGAAAAATATATTGCAGGCGGCGAATATAAAGGTAAAGCCGGAGCTATGATGATAGAAGGATTTAATAAAAAATTTATTATTGACCAAAGCGGCGAAACTTATACGGCTATGGGTTTAAATGTGAAAATTTTAAAGAGGTATTTATGGTAA
- the alaS gene encoding alanine--tRNA ligase — translation MDIRKEFLDFFASKGHEIIASAPLVPDDASLLFTNAGMVPFKNIFTGAVPRPTPPIRTSCQTCIRAGGKHNDLDNVGYTARHHTFFEMLGNFSFGEYFKENAIAYAWEFITEILKLDKDKLYVTVHEKDDEAFEIWAKHIAKERIYRFGDHDNFWAMGDTGPCGPCSEIFYDQGEEYFHGKEDYMGGDGDRFLEIWNLVFMQFERDKAGNLSPLPKPSIDTGMGLERVTAIKEGVFSNYDSSIFMPLIHAVEKLCGKPYKYESGASYRVIADHIRSITFLIAQGVNFDKEGRGYVLRRILRRALRHGYLLGLKEPFMYKLVDNVCELMGHHYSYLLEKKETIKEIIKLEEERFLSTISAGLELFKAQLANTKDVFSGEIAFKLYDTYGFPLDLTADMLREIGKKVDEKKFDELMNEQKARAKASWKGSGDKIKEKGDFKALLEKFGENKFIGYETMKSQSKILAILNNDFRNVDELKAGNIGWIMLDETPFYAQSGGQIYDTGLINGSNKVTDTQKFFGLNLSEVETSTNLKVGDIVKCEVDEARIETARHHSATHLLHLALREILGSGVGQAGSSVDSERLRFDFTYPKSLTSEQLLKIENNVNSQISKGGASKTEIMDINEAIKSGAIAMFSEKYGDKVRVLTLGESKEFCGGTHVRNLWEIGSFYIVKESGVSAGVRRIEAVCSKAAINYAKNFRSEFSEVQNALKSNEALSAIKKLKDEIKSLKNEISKASAAKVIDLDEKNGIKFVVSEFDGDIKTKIDELKNENDKIVAVFFKVEDGRVQIAAGVKNAPLKAGEIVKQIAKILGGGGGGRDDFATAGGKDMTKIDEAVNFARDLIKAKI, via the coding sequence ATGGATATTAGAAAAGAATTTTTAGACTTTTTTGCTTCAAAAGGACACGAAATAATAGCTTCCGCACCACTTGTGCCGGATGATGCTTCACTTCTTTTTACAAATGCCGGAATGGTACCTTTTAAAAATATTTTCACCGGCGCCGTGCCAAGACCGACTCCGCCGATTCGAACAAGTTGTCAAACGTGTATAAGAGCGGGTGGTAAGCACAATGATTTGGATAATGTCGGCTATACGGCGCGACACCATACATTTTTTGAAATGCTTGGAAATTTCAGTTTCGGAGAATATTTTAAAGAAAATGCAATAGCTTATGCTTGGGAATTTATAACTGAAATTTTAAAACTTGACAAAGATAAACTTTACGTAACCGTTCATGAAAAAGATGATGAGGCTTTTGAAATTTGGGCGAAACACATCGCAAAAGAGAGAATTTACCGTTTTGGCGATCATGATAATTTTTGGGCGATGGGCGATACAGGACCTTGTGGGCCTTGCAGTGAAATTTTTTATGACCAGGGTGAAGAGTATTTTCACGGAAAAGAAGATTATATGGGCGGAGACGGCGATCGTTTCCTTGAAATTTGGAATTTGGTTTTTATGCAATTTGAACGCGATAAAGCCGGAAATCTTTCACCTTTGCCAAAACCTTCAATTGACACAGGAATGGGATTAGAACGTGTTACAGCGATAAAAGAGGGTGTTTTCAGCAATTATGACAGTTCTATTTTTATGCCTCTTATTCACGCCGTTGAAAAACTTTGCGGAAAACCTTATAAATATGAAAGTGGAGCAAGCTATAGGGTTATCGCAGATCATATAAGATCGATTACATTTTTGATTGCTCAAGGTGTTAATTTCGACAAAGAGGGCAGGGGTTACGTTCTTAGAAGAATTTTAAGAAGAGCTTTAAGACATGGATATCTACTTGGTTTAAAAGAGCCTTTTATGTATAAGTTGGTGGATAACGTATGCGAGCTTATGGGGCATCACTATTCTTATTTGCTTGAAAAAAAAGAAACCATAAAAGAGATTATAAAACTGGAAGAAGAGAGATTTTTATCTACCATATCAGCGGGACTTGAACTTTTTAAGGCCCAACTTGCAAATACGAAAGATGTTTTTTCAGGTGAAATCGCATTTAAGCTTTATGATACTTACGGCTTTCCGCTTGATTTGACCGCCGATATGCTTAGAGAAATCGGCAAAAAAGTAGATGAAAAGAAATTCGACGAACTTATGAACGAGCAAAAAGCAAGAGCAAAAGCAAGTTGGAAGGGAAGTGGCGATAAAATCAAAGAAAAAGGCGATTTTAAAGCGCTTTTGGAAAAATTCGGTGAAAATAAATTCATCGGTTATGAAACGATGAAATCACAAAGTAAAATTTTAGCTATTTTAAATAATGATTTTAGAAATGTGGATGAATTAAAAGCTGGAAATATCGGTTGGATAATGCTTGATGAAACTCCATTTTACGCTCAATCAGGCGGTCAAATTTATGATACAGGTTTGATAAACGGTTCAAATAAAGTAACCGATACCCAAAAGTTTTTCGGACTGAATTTAAGTGAAGTTGAAACAAGCACAAACTTAAAAGTAGGCGATATCGTAAAATGTGAAGTTGATGAGGCTAGAATAGAAACCGCACGCCATCACAGCGCTACGCATTTACTTCATTTGGCTTTGCGCGAAATTTTAGGCTCAGGAGTCGGACAAGCAGGAAGTAGCGTGGATAGCGAGCGACTTAGATTTGATTTTACATATCCGAAATCTTTAACTAGCGAGCAACTTTTAAAAATAGAAAATAACGTAAATAGCCAAATTTCAAAAGGCGGGGCTTCAAAAACAGAAATAATGGATATAAATGAAGCTATAAAAAGCGGCGCAATTGCGATGTTTAGTGAAAAATACGGTGATAAAGTGCGTGTCTTAACTCTTGGTGAAAGTAAAGAATTTTGCGGCGGAACGCATGTTAGAAATTTATGGGAAATCGGTAGCTTTTATATTGTAAAAGAAAGTGGAGTAAGTGCCGGAGTTCGTAGAATTGAAGCTGTCTGTTCAAAAGCCGCCATAAATTATGCAAAAAACTTTCGCAGCGAATTTTCGGAAGTTCAAAATGCATTAAAATCAAATGAAGCGCTTAGTGCAATCAAAAAATTAAAAGATGAAATAAAATCTTTGAAAAATGAAATATCAAAAGCAAGTGCTGCAAAAGTTATTGATTTGGATGAAAAAAACGGCATTAAATTCGTAGTTAGCGAGTTTGACGGAGATATAAAAACAAAAATCGATGAGTTAAAAAATGAAAACGATAAAATTGTCGCCGTATTTTTTAAAGTGGAGGATGGTAGAGTTCAAATCGCGGCAGGAGTTAAAAATGCTCCATTAAAAGCAGGCGAAATCGTAAAACAAATCGCTAAAATTTTAGGCGGCGGCGGCGGCGGACGAGATGATTTTGCCACAGCCGGTGGAAAAGATATGACAAAAATTGATGAAGCCGTAAATTTTGCTCGCGATCTTATAAAGGCAAAAATTTGA
- a CDS encoding Gfo/Idh/MocA family protein, with protein MKKKVALIGADTLKGALHLSELRRSDYFELVGIVDENQKDYGRFENFASLQDLFNEVSIDAMIIATNPKNHKENILKCINYTKNILVQAPLANTLSQTREINYAIKTNKINLAVAYNNRFNPAIISLIRELKKEKEIYSLNFINASNEGEILDYLIKDIDLCKFICNSEITNFNLNKTLFGENNTPGILNAAIKLKNEILINFMCSKLYPIRRHKIEVSADSGFYIADLITFTLHKHTENGLINLRVDNDNFSIRKTHEAFFNFCDSCELSGLADIENSIKIREILC; from the coding sequence ATGAAAAAAAAAGTTGCGCTAATCGGTGCTGATACGTTAAAAGGAGCTCTTCATCTCAGTGAACTTCGTAGAAGCGATTATTTCGAATTGGTAGGCATCGTAGATGAAAATCAAAAAGATTACGGCAGGTTTGAAAATTTTGCAAGCTTACAGGATCTTTTTAACGAAGTTTCGATAGACGCCATGATAATCGCCACTAATCCAAAAAATCATAAAGAAAACATCTTAAAATGTATAAATTACACAAAAAATATTTTAGTGCAAGCACCATTAGCAAATACTTTAAGTCAGACAAGAGAGATAAACTACGCCATAAAAACAAATAAAATAAATCTTGCGGTTGCTTACAATAACCGCTTTAATCCGGCTATTATTTCATTAATACGTGAGCTTAAAAAAGAAAAGGAAATTTACAGTTTAAACTTTATAAACGCTTCAAATGAAGGCGAAATTTTGGATTATCTTATCAAAGATATCGATTTATGTAAGTTTATCTGTAATAGTGAAATTACAAATTTTAATTTAAACAAAACTTTATTCGGTGAAAACAATACTCCCGGAATTTTAAACGCGGCAATAAAATTAAAAAACGAAATTTTAATAAATTTTATGTGCTCGAAACTTTATCCGATCAGAAGACATAAGATTGAAGTTAGCGCCGATAGCGGCTTTTATATCGCCGATTTGATAACTTTTACGCTTCACAAACACACTGAAAACGGCCTAATAAATTTAAGAGTTGATAACGATAATTTCAGCATTAGAAAAACTCACGAAGCATTTTTTAATTTTTGCGACAGCTGTGAACTTTCCGGATTGGCGGATATAGAAAATTCAATAAAAATAAGAGAAATTTTATGCTGA
- the hemH gene encoding ferrochelatase, which translates to MKKAVLLLNMGGPGKLEEVEIFLKNMFNDPFILSIKSSFCRKILAFIITFFRKKKAEENYLQIGGTSPINALTISLVNKMKALAPNYVCVDFAMNYTKPFANEVLKKYENFDDIILIPLYPHYSQTTVKSSIQSCKKAMSKDFKICEVFYKNEKYNEILLNLIKDEISNFSAEEISEISLIFSAHSLPIKIIEKGDPYEKQIREHVEILSEMLKQKGVNFKEIILAYQSRLGPVKWLGPNTGDVLKNLKNKKALIFPLAFCIDNSETVFELAVQYAKIARERNFTFYKVCKCPNDRDEFAEFLLDLAKNEK; encoded by the coding sequence CTGAAAAAAGCTGTTTTGCTTTTAAATATGGGAGGTCCAGGAAAATTAGAAGAAGTTGAAATTTTCTTAAAAAATATGTTTAACGATCCATTTATTTTAAGCATAAAATCATCATTTTGTCGTAAAATTTTAGCTTTTATAATCACATTTTTCAGAAAAAAAAAAGCCGAAGAAAATTATCTGCAAATAGGCGGCACATCGCCGATAAATGCACTTACAATCTCGCTTGTAAATAAAATGAAAGCTCTGGCGCCAAATTATGTTTGCGTCGATTTTGCGATGAATTACACAAAACCTTTTGCGAATGAAGTTTTAAAAAAATATGAGAATTTTGATGATATAATCCTAATTCCACTTTATCCGCATTATTCGCAAACTACGGTAAAATCAAGCATACAATCCTGTAAAAAAGCAATGTCAAAGGATTTTAAAATTTGCGAAGTTTTTTACAAAAATGAAAAATATAATGAAATTTTATTAAATTTAATAAAAGATGAAATTTCGAATTTCAGCGCCGAAGAAATATCTGAAATTTCATTAATATTTTCCGCTCATTCTCTTCCTATAAAAATCATAGAAAAAGGCGATCCTTATGAAAAACAAATTCGCGAACACGTAGAAATTTTAAGCGAAATGTTAAAACAAAAAGGTGTAAATTTTAAAGAGATAATTTTAGCTTATCAGTCTCGACTGGGTCCGGTAAAATGGCTCGGTCCGAATACGGGCGACGTTTTAAAAAATTTAAAAAATAAAAAAGCTCTTATTTTTCCACTCGCATTTTGCATTGACAACAGCGAAACCGTTTTTGAACTTGCAGTGCAATACGCAAAAATAGCGCGCGAGCGAAATTTTACATTTTACAAAGTTTGTAAATGTCCGAACGATAGAGATGAATTTGCTGAATTTTTACTTGATTTAGCAAAAAATGAAAAGTAA
- a CDS encoding translocation/assembly module TamB domain-containing protein: MKFLKYLFFTVIILCVIVICGLTFLFSSSGNNMIKSYAQNLIKEKTGLVVNFKKFELNFGDFNITADINNEISANVFGKYGLFARSFNVNYALNVNDLSTFNLKLKDAMDFRGKAGGTIDKFAVNGSGKAFDSNINFLAKIDEFKPEDVDLNAKNINLSKVLEFLNMPKYLKQGSLNVVAKIKNENGNANINSQNAVLNEAVFKERNITIPNNLAISLNSDINIKDLIATAKTYINSEILNINAQKTVYDINKKTLQSDFSVDIQDLSKLEAIIHQKLKGSLAANGEFEFEDEKIEFLNADIKGFGGNISANLKDSKLNAKLNNLELSNLIALANMPAFANGKINGDVKIDDIYNTSKITGGATIAVNDGKISQKEFAKLTNINVADNTAFALNSDAKINSGDIKLNANLKSDLLNVNKLIANYNLNTKNAKANLSANIADMSKLNVGLKGSAKINADADIKDNNLAGLKADISALDGTIDVLTDGKTLEANVKNIELLALFAMIGEPAYSSGKINAKVNLKSFEPKNLNGDVTLKISNANLVKSTMDKLTKKSFPKNVQFSADADMKLKKSVANFAGLLKSDLADLSKLNGTFDMNSGVLNSNFSADIPDFSRLDFLVGRKLNGSVKLNGNAAKDKDFKVNITSDFLGGKLNANLLNQDFKASLKDFDVKELMHFLDYSDFYRGKGMADFKYNIAKENGNFDVLVKEGYLTENKLTTAIKLATGVDLSDEVYKDATFKGTINKNKVNFNANMKAKRSEINVKDGKVDTLTKAIDIPVYANVEKTDLDISVTGTTENPKVKVSSKYLEKKLDKVIDKGLNKILGGGKAKERDESGESGKNLTKELIKGLF; encoded by the coding sequence ATGAAATTTTTAAAATATCTCTTTTTTACAGTGATAATTTTGTGTGTAATTGTCATTTGCGGACTTACATTTTTGTTTTCATCGTCAGGAAACAATATGATTAAATCTTATGCTCAAAATTTAATTAAAGAAAAAACCGGTTTAGTCGTAAATTTCAAAAAATTCGAGCTTAATTTCGGTGATTTTAATATTACAGCCGATATAAATAATGAAATTTCGGCTAATGTATTCGGAAAATACGGGCTTTTTGCGAGAAGTTTTAATGTGAATTACGCCTTAAACGTAAATGATTTGTCGACATTTAATTTAAAATTAAAAGACGCTATGGACTTTAGAGGAAAAGCCGGAGGAACAATAGATAAATTTGCTGTAAACGGCTCAGGCAAAGCGTTTGATTCAAATATAAACTTTTTAGCAAAAATAGATGAGTTTAAACCTGAAGATGTTGATTTAAATGCAAAAAATATAAATTTAAGCAAGGTTTTAGAATTTTTAAATATGCCAAAATACCTGAAACAAGGTAGTTTGAATGTGGTTGCAAAAATTAAAAATGAAAACGGAAATGCAAATATAAACTCACAAAACGCCGTTTTAAACGAAGCTGTTTTTAAAGAGCGTAACATTACGATTCCAAACAATTTGGCTATTAGTTTAAATTCCGATATAAACATAAAAGATTTGATTGCTACGGCAAAAACTTATATAAACTCTGAAATTTTAAACATAAATGCACAAAAAACCGTTTATGATATAAATAAAAAGACACTTCAAAGCGATTTCAGCGTTGATATACAAGATCTTTCAAAACTTGAAGCGATTATTCATCAAAAACTGAAAGGAAGCTTAGCCGCTAACGGCGAGTTTGAATTTGAGGATGAAAAAATAGAGTTTTTAAATGCGGATATTAAAGGTTTTGGCGGCAATATTTCGGCAAATTTAAAAGATTCAAAACTAAATGCGAAATTAAATAATTTGGAACTTTCAAATTTAATAGCGCTTGCGAATATGCCTGCATTTGCAAACGGAAAAATTAACGGTGATGTAAAAATAGATGATATTTATAACACTTCAAAGATTACAGGAGGCGCGACAATCGCTGTAAATGACGGCAAAATAAGTCAAAAAGAGTTTGCAAAACTTACGAATATAAATGTCGCCGATAATACCGCATTTGCTTTAAACAGCGACGCGAAAATCAATAGCGGTGATATAAAATTGAATGCAAACTTGAAATCGGATTTGTTAAATGTCAATAAACTTATCGCAAATTACAATCTTAATACAAAAAACGCAAAGGCAAATTTATCGGCAAACATAGCCGATATGTCAAAACTGAATGTCGGCTTAAAAGGAAGTGCAAAAATAAATGCGGATGCTGATATAAAAGATAATAATTTAGCAGGACTAAAAGCTGATATCAGCGCGCTTGACGGTACGATAGATGTTTTAACAGACGGCAAAACTCTTGAAGCAAATGTAAAAAACATAGAACTTTTGGCGCTTTTTGCGATGATTGGAGAACCGGCCTATTCAAGTGGCAAAATAAATGCAAAAGTTAATTTAAAATCATTTGAACCAAAAAATTTAAATGGCGATGTAACGCTAAAAATTTCAAATGCAAATCTTGTAAAATCCACAATGGATAAATTAACTAAAAAAAGTTTTCCGAAAAATGTGCAATTTAGCGCTGATGCAGATATGAAACTAAAAAAATCGGTTGCAAATTTTGCCGGTTTGCTTAAATCGGATTTAGCCGATTTAAGCAAATTAAACGGCACTTTTGATATGAATAGCGGCGTTTTAAATAGCAATTTCAGCGCTGATATTCCTGATTTCAGCAGACTTGATTTTTTAGTCGGCAGAAAATTAAACGGTTCTGTAAAGCTTAATGGAAACGCCGCAAAAGACAAGGATTTCAAAGTAAATATAACATCAGATTTTTTGGGTGGCAAACTTAATGCGAATTTGTTAAATCAAGATTTTAAGGCTTCTCTTAAAGATTTCGATGTCAAGGAGCTGATGCACTTTTTGGATTACAGCGATTTTTATAGAGGCAAAGGTATGGCTGATTTTAAATATAATATCGCAAAAGAGAATGGAAATTTTGATGTGTTGGTAAAAGAGGGTTATTTAACCGAAAATAAACTCACAACCGCCATTAAACTTGCTACCGGCGTTGATCTAAGTGATGAAGTTTATAAAGACGCGACTTTTAAAGGAACAATTAATAAAAATAAAGTTAATTTTAACGCAAATATGAAAGCGAAAAGAAGCGAAATAAATGTCAAAGACGGCAAAGTTGATACGCTTACAAAAGCTATTGATATTCCGGTTTATGCAAATGTTGAAAAAACCGATCTTGATATAAGTGTAACCGGCACAACAGAAAATCCTAAAGTAAAAGTTTCATCAAAATATTTGGAGAAAAAACTGGATAAAGTCATAGACAAAGGGTTAAATAAGATTTTAGGCGGCGGCAAAGCAAAAGAGCGGGATGAAAGTGGCGAAAGTGGCAAAAATCTTACAAAAGAGCTTATAAAAGGACTTTTTTAA